From Engraulis encrasicolus isolate BLACKSEA-1 unplaced genomic scaffold, IST_EnEncr_1.0 scaffold_26_np1212, whole genome shotgun sequence:
GCGGAAGCAGAAGCCTATTGGAAGCACCAGGAGATCGTAGGCATCGTCTGCCAGGGTCGCTTGGGCCTGGGAAACTACAGCACGAAGCAGTGGAGCAAGGTTAACTTGGAAGGGAGAAGAGAACTTCTGGTGCAAAGAGTGCGAGAGGCAGCAGAGGAAGACAGACGAGTGAAAACAGTGGGGCTTGCCTCCCAGGGACAGTGGATGAAGTGGGATGAAGCGCTGGACCGACCGCTGTCCTGGAAGGAGCTGTGGAGCACTGATCAAGGCAAGCTTACATTTCTGCTGCGAGCTGTTGCTGACCTCTTGCCAACCCCTAGCAACTTAAAGATCTGGGGAAAGGAGGAAACATCATCGTGTGCTCAGTGCGGTGCAGAACATTGCACACTACACCACATCCTGTCTGGCTGTCCAAAGGCGCTGGGAGAGGGCCGATACAGGTGGAGGCACGACAAGGTCCTAACAGAAGTTgccaagtgggtggagttccagagAGGCAGGGCCAATGAGAACCAAACGACTGTCCCTGTCGTCACCCATTTCCACCTCCAAGGTGACCAGGCCCCCAAGCCGAAGACGGGCAAGATACATCCGCGTTCCCTCCTACAGCATGCCTCAGACTGAGTGGATCTGAAGAGGAAATGAGTCTTTCCCCAAGAGATCGCAGTGACCTCGCTCCGCCCTGACATGGTCCTAATGTCTAGGAGCACCAGGACCATATTAGTAGCGGAGCTCACTGTGCCGTGGGAGGACAGGCTTGCCATCTCGCACCAACAGAAGTCGGGGAAATATCAGGACCTGATAGACGAGGCAGTCCTCAAAGGATGGCACGCCAGTATGTTTCCTATTGAAGTAGGATGCAGAGGCTTCCCAGCTACATCAGTGCGATACTTCTTCCAGAAGCTCGGCCTGGAACAAAAacacctgaagaaggccattagGGAAATAGGTCAGGTAGCCGAGGCTAGCTCGAGATGGCTGTGGTTAAGGAGATCCCACAGTTGGAACCCTTCTGCAGGCGAAGGCTAACCACCATTGCTGCCCCACTCAGGTGAAGCGTACAGGTTAAGGGGCGAAACGCTAATGACCTTGAGCAACCTGCTGACGATGCAGGAGGGTTCTCAACATGGTGGGATCGCAGACCATCCTCATTAGTAAACACCAGCATAGGAATCCCCAGCATCATCCTTCTTGTAGCCCAAGCAGTTCCTGCTTGTAGCTGAAGCATCTCTGATGTTTATCTCACCTCACTTGCCAGCAGTCGCCTCAAGCTGCGATtacaactgcaactacaactGCAACTTGAGAATGATCACCACAATCTGCAACTACAACTTCAACTTGAGAATGATCACCACAATCTGCAATAACAACTGCAACTTCCCTCACGGATCAATCTCATAGATCACAGAATCTCTGTGATTGTCTCCTATtggcccctccccctcctctaggCCCCTCCTCCTGCCGCTGCGGCTCATGGGGGCGGGACTCAGCTCCATTTCCTGGTTCTCACCTGAGGGGGAGGAGTGACAAAGAGACAcataccatttcccaatgtcaactGTTATAGCCTTGGGagtgaaacacccagtgattggatattctttggTGAATTCCGCGGAGTAACCAATCACTAGGCATTTCATGCACTACCACGGCCAGAACACTTGATATTGGGAAATGTTGATGGAGGTTTCTTTCCATTATCTGAAATCCCGTCTCTCTTCTGCTTGGCCTCATGATGTCATCACAAGACAGAAGGAAGAAGGCCGTTAATATAGTGGCTAACGTCACGTTACTACTGTAGCTAACAGGTTAATAGTGTGGCTAACGTCACGTTACTACTGTAGCTAACAGGTTAATAGTGTACAGATAGTGGCTAACGTCACGTTACTACTGTAGCTAACAGGTTAATAGTGTACAGATAGTGGCTAGCGTCACGTTACTACTGTAGCTAACAGGTTAATAGTGTACAGATAGTGGCTAACGTCACGTTACTACTGTAGTTAACAGGTTAATAGTGTACAGATAGTGGCTAACGTCACGTTACTACTGTAGCTAACAGGTTAATAGTGTACAGATAGTGGCTAACGTCACGTTACTACTGTAGCTAACAGGTTAATAGTGTACAGATAGTGGCTAACGTCACGTTAATAGTGTACAGATAGTGGCTAACGTCACGTTACTACTGTAGCTAACAGGTTAATAGTGTGGCTAACGTCACGTTACTACTGTAGCTAACAGGTTAATAGTGTGGCTAACGTCACGTTACTACTGTAGCTAACATGTTAATGGCATCACATTTTTGTTGTATgatgccatgagagagagaggacttgttagtgtgtgtgtgtgtgtgtgtgtgtgtgtgtgtgtgtgtgtgtgtgtgtgtgtgtgtgtgtgtgtgtgtgtgtgtgtgtgttgttacctgCAGTGTGTGTCCTCTTGCGTCTCATGTGGAGGTAACAGCTCCCCAAGTGCAGTGATGCGAGCACAATAATCTCTGCCAGCCACACACTGATGAAGACTGGAGaaatacctacacacacagacacacacagacacacagacacacacacacacacacacacacacacacacacacacacacacacacacacacacacacacacacacacacacacacacacacacacacacatacacacacacacacagtatttgccAAAttggcctaccgataagtttcatatgtcatagctttcttaacataaggtaggcctacatattaaaacatgctgcattcccTTAGAGAAAATGGtgttagatctctctctcacactcacactcacactcacactcacacacacactcacacacacacacacacacacacacacacacacacacacacacacacacacacacacacaggcctggactgggagaacaaaatggcccgggcatttttggcccagaccggcccctcataatcagcggggCACATCTgactacttattgaccaagcggcctatgcaaaaaggcgcaatattcatgcatgaatctctctttcagctaccagaaaacaccaggaaatgtgcgccgactatatcaactatttatttaaaatgaatcttagtttgggcagtggtttagaaatgcaatagatgaccacactcatagcaaaagtaatctaggcctactctacttctctctctaactcaacctcatcctggcctggtttgactagatgagaagagggagatagattatcacaatgtatgcagcacttgcaaaatattcaaattaatatagtattcagtgtatagcctactcataaattgacctagattaatgttaaattgagggtttcttctaacaggtgcattagaagaggggttaatttcctgttatcaaaatgcattactcattgcataaggaagctactttaatagcttgaatgatgaaaggaAATCATGAACaactgtagcctatcaccacaatgttttagtgtgtcaaatatgttaagaaagcattaacatacaGGTACATTGAtcctcactcagtgtgtgtgtgtgtgtgtgtgtgtgtgtgtgtgtgtgtgtgtgtgtgtgtgtgtgtgtgtgtgtgtgtgtgtgtgtgtgtgtgtgtgtgtgtacctttaatCATCAGGTTGACTGTGTGCTCCCCCActaatgtgtatgtgtccctCCTGTAGATCCTCACTGTGTATGTTCCTGAGTCGTTCCTCTCTGCAGGGTTGATGATCAGGATCCCGTTACGAGCtacaaccccccacctcccccaggGGAACAGTCTGGAGGTCTCCACTGTTCCCTGACTGATACTAAAAACAGGGCCTTCTTCATTACTGAAGTACAGTCTGTATCCTGTGGTGTCcctcatcagctgcagcatcacaggtcctcccagagccccataacacacactagcatactgagtagcatcacacacagactcagataaccctgcagagagagagagagagagagagagagagagagagagggagagggagagggagagatggagagagagagagagagagatagagatagatagagagagacggtgtgtgtgtgtgtgtgtgtgtgtggggggggtggggggggttagaCACAATCACTGACATTAAaattgaaagttttttttcttcacaaaatGTCTTCCTGGGTGGCTGGCCTGTTCACTCCTTTTCACTTACCGTATGAGGGTgcagcaaacagcagcagcaggagtcccAACACACTTTTCATGGTGGAGAATAACACACTGATGATGGAgatacacacacctgctcacacacacacagtacacacaggagatcacacactgctactgtccaATGATCCAAAATGTATATATGAGtatctgagtgtgtctgtgtgtctgtgtgagtgtgtgtcgctACTTCCTGAAAATCAGCTATTTGTGGACATcacacctctcacacactcttaccacaacacacacacacacacacacacacacacacacacacacacacacacacacacacacacacacacacacacacacacacacacacacacacacacacacacttctttaatGTGCTTAAAATCATTAtaaattgcttagggccccataaagacttgggacggccctgcacacacacatgtacatgtgcgcacatacacacacacacacacacacacacacacacacacacacacacacacacacttctatccatgtgtgtgtgtgtgtgtgtgatagtaggGTACCTACATTTTCATTTCTGTTTTATTGTTCTAAAATGATGTTGTGAGCAAAAGAGTTTCACACCTACCGTAAATAGCTTCATCAAtgttccacatacacacacacacacacacaaacacacgcacacacacatacacacgcacacacacatacacacgcacacacacacacacacacacacacacacacacacacacacacacacacacacacacacacacacacacacacacacacacacaccataatttgTTGGTTGCTAagtaacaatataataataatcctTTTTGTTGAAATGCACTTCTCAACAGATAATTGCAGCAAAGTGAATTATTATTGAAAACATGTGATACTAAACTACACTCTCATCATCAGTAGGTTATATTAATGCATACAAAACTGCAAATACACTATACAGTAATATTAATGCATACAAAACTGCAAATACACTATACAGTAATATACAATAGTtagttagggagtcagacttgtaacccaaaggttgcaggttcgactccagtcccgacccaccaggttggttggggtagtaattaaccagtgctctcccccatcctcctccatgcctgaggtaccctgagcatggtaacgtcccactgcactgctgccTTAAGCTGGACTTAAACTACACGACTCCCTATTGTGTGCTCGATttccgagacaatgcccgacataCTATTTTGAGTcataaatatcaaacagtgtttgatttctacgatttgcgatctgtGACTCTTTGAGTCGGCAACATTCTATCTTCGAACGTCGCACATAACGAGGAAATCTACAATACCAGCCCAACAATCACTTGCAATGGTCCTAGGGGGGTAACGGGGGGTTTTCAGACGAGATTTGGGCCGGTAGCGTAATTTGAGCATTGCTTTGCTGCCCACCGGAgaggcattaaaggggtatgccactattttggggcttaatgcagttaaaatcgttgctacacggatgcattgactttcactagcttagcggcatATTCCCTGttttaacttatcttaaagcaagacaacgcttaacatgaaaaataagacactttaccacctttataaaccctagccaacgattttaaccgtattaagccccaaaatagtggcataccccttcaatgtgattttgttgtgtgcagtgagcacttgtgtgctgaaacacaatgacaatggcagtttccaaggtgggcttaaaaaaacaaaaatcagtcTTTCAGTGTATGAACTACATTTAGGCTTCTCCAATTCGGCAGTGACAAGCCTCACTCTCACATGTACACTTAATCTTAAATTGGTTATTTGTTAAGTGTGATAAGATGGGCATTTTCATTGCCTCTGCCTGTCATGGAGGAGGTAGGCAGGGTTTttgtaaaaaggaaaaaaaaacattggtcaTGGTGTCAGCTGATTGCCACCTACTGTAGCCTGTGACATAGTACATTAAAAACAATTGAATTacattgaaaacatttcaatgattgtacacacatgtgcacacatgtcaAATACCACATGATacataaaatcacaaataaagaaatacACAAGACACAGACCTGACTGAATAGAAAACACAATAGAATTCAAGTTCCATTCACTATTCAGAATAGCGATCCTTTAAAAAGCTTCAAACACAATGgaatatttataaaaaaaacaccaatttACATATGTTTGGACATGAGTGAGAAATATTATATtctacagcacaacacagccacaTCAGTCATGGAAGTTCGTCCTCCAAAGTGCAAACACGGTGAAACCACCTTTGTGGTGTAGCCTACAAGTGTAGCCTACAGAAGCCAAACCGAAGGTctatttaagtcaagtcaagtcaagtcaagtcaagtcaagtcaagtaggttttattgtcaatttctttacatgcactggtcatacaaagaatttgaaattacatttcttgctttcccatacagacatagactaattaaggtaaggacatagacagtatagacatagacagtacttatacatggacttaagacagtatggacatagacagtgctcatacagacatttaaagtgcaagactggacataCAGAAGGTCTATTTAAGAGATAGAATGTGGGTCTATTAAAGAGATAGAATGTGGGTCAAAACACTGCATCTCTTAATTTAACCTTCAGTTGGAGTTGCATGCCTGATGAAATCGTTGCTAAGTCAAAACATTCTATCTCTTCGAGAAACTGTCCACCTCATTTCACCACCTcatgctcatatgtagttaagacCCATGTAAAATATGATAATGCATTTTTCGACTATGTGTTTGCAgacatcacaaatgacttaacatggacaaacatttctttctgcgcctgttgaaaaagttcCACACCCATtctaaaagccttttactcctcagcagtggagagcatcttaacagggtccatcatcacctggtatggaaacgccacagtgcgtgaacagaaagaactacaaaggatagtgcgctctgctgagcgctgtatttgtattcgtcaacctctgcctgccgtgaaagacatatacacaaagagagttagggttagggttagggttagggttagggctaaccctaaccctaaccctaacctcaccctaaccttaaccctaaacctaaccttaaccctaaacctaaccctgaacctaaccctaaccctaaatcgcttgtttgaaactagtgagtcccagtgcagtgcccactgcagttcggtAACGAGGATGCGCATCACTAGAAGCACGAAGCACCCTAGTTTTTTTGAGTCCCAAATGTGacagtgatgatgtcacaaatgGATGTCCAGATCATGTGACAGCAATGTTCATATACTTGTCATTCTCTGCCATCTCCAGTTGGGTGTGacgtgctggagtgtgtgtgtgtgtgttcctcttccTTCTGCAGATGCAACAGGCCACCACTgcggtgcacagacacacacacacacacagcgcgattATCGACGTCATCAGGATATCTGAAGAAGCATATAGggacagacaaacacaacatacacacaaatgtaaaccATGAGACGTGCATACTCTTACAAAACAcagagatgtatgatgaaatccaaggcactcttcgtcttcattaaaaagcttttaattaaatgtagctagttcatattttAACATTAAAATTTGCCCCATTAAAATTTGCTCTTACAAAACACTCTCTTactaaaacacaaacagaaacaaaaatcCCCAGAAGGTGGCTAAGGGagtttaatgcaggggtgtcaaactcaggcccgggggccaaatctggcctgcggagtcattttatttggcccgcgagatcatttcatatATGTGTATNACAGTTGGCCCTGAaacatcattaatgtacagtgtaccgagacttgaacatgacatttggtgtttctcagaagtatgagcgggcccaggccaatgacacagctcatactcctatgcaatacaatatgtgccAGCGTGCGTAAAAttaaactatgagtattaagtgcttGCCAGCTCGAAATTAGCCAATTTATTAAAAATAAAACTTGAGCTCTGCCCCCGACTTTGCtccagattttaattttggccctcgggcaatttgagtttgacacccctgctctaatggCAGAAATACACCAGAAAAGATGcctgaagatctatgatcgaaacgttgctcctaataaattaagtcttttgcaagcagtgtgcagatcctttcccactcctacatgtgacagttttttgatttggcacctgctgatggtTTTTTGCTGGATTTGCGTACTTTCCACTACACCCTACCTATGTGTATCAATTACAAGTGAAAAAATGGATAATATAGCTGACTTGAAGTTAACAAAAgggtaattaaaaaaacaaaaaaagaaactgaCCAGGACAGAACACGAGTTTGGTGATGCTGGCTGTGTTGACGTGGTTTGAGACGGTGCAGGTGAGTTGTCCAATCACGTTCCCCTTCAGCAGGACAGTCTGGTTATCTGCACTGAGATCAGCATCAGCTCCACTCAGAGCCCGCCCATCCAGAGACCAGCTGTACTGAGGACTGTCCCCATTGGACGAGCAGCTCACACTCCTCGGGCCAATGGGTGGACAGCTTACTGACAGGTCAGCATCAGGCAGAGGAGctggagaaaataataataataataataataataataataataataataataataataataataataataataataataataataacaacatcaaTAATAGCAAATTAATAATAATGAGTAACTTGATTCATATCTGAGGAGCTGTGCACTCCTgctgaaaaacatttttgaagaAATTTGTCTGAACAAATATCACTCTAAAAGTTACGCGACTTGAGCAACATATTTCAAATATCACCTTAAAAGTTGTGCAACACGAGCAGGCACCTTCCTATACTTTTAGAATTGTATTTGGAGCATCTTAAAACAtagttttaaaatgtaaacaaaccgaaTCCCCCATTAGAATAGTACCTGCATTTCACTGTAAATGCATGTTTACATTGTCAGGATTTCTCCTTGTAAGATTTAATTACActaagctgatgcttttatccaaagtgacctacagtaatttacagggtattggctacagtccctggagcaatgtggggttaggttttGCCTTGACTCTTTACCCAGAATTGGATAAAATGCTATTATGCTATGAACTATGCTGGTCAGTCACATACTCAATAATCTCGGAATTGCTGTAAAATAAGCATTATTgtacgtagcctcttagtgccgatggggtcgccgacgggcctattcactattactgtaacctcttagtgcagatggggtcgccgacgggcctattcactattactgtaacCTCTTAGTGccgatggggtcgccgacgggcctattcactattactgtagcctcttagtgccgatggggtcgccgacgggcgTATTCACTGTTggctgaaaatactcagctacactacaccataataacattgctatgacagtaccaagagccgtaagtaacagattaagacatagccattacaatgttggtggcagtaaggttatataacatagactctgcgctaaggggttaagaatgCAGTAGAGTCCCGTCCATCTGAGTAAACCGAAGAGAGGTACTATAGCACTATGGTCTGGTTCTGAAACTGCtaaaatacacagtgcacctttaagattgggaaagcaaacaattcccccatgaacagagcaggcaacatgacttATGCCTTATGCCTTAATTTTATGCCTTAATCTTATGCCATCATCTGCACTGTACCTGCAATGTTCAGCACTATCGTCTGTCTCCCTGCAATTCTCCCCGTTGACTCCCTGTAGATCTCCACTGTGTACGTTCCTGAATCGCTGCTCTCTGCAGGGTTGATGATCAGGATGATCAGGTATATTACATGTGATGTCCTTATTGTTTGTCCTTGTGTATTTCAATAGTGTACTGCTATATGTTTCATGTCTTAATGTTGGCTTGTAATATGTCTTTGAcagtggtgaaaacaaatttccctctgggacaataaaggcaatctaatctaatcttaccGGCTACAAACGTCCACCTCTGGAGGAACAGCGGGGTGTTGAAGCGTTTGTGGAAGGCCGTCATGTTGTTCTTGAAGGTGAATACCCCCTCCTGCCCATAGGTGGTGCTGTAGAACTTCAGCTCGTAACCAGCAGCATTCAGCACCAGCTGCACAGACACACGCTGTCCACCAGACACACGGCCATACTccagccctgaacacacacacacacacacacacacacacacacacacacacacacacacacacacacacacacacacacacacacacacacacatgcagagagacacaCGTACGTGCAGGCACACTCAAACATGTCACACTTGAACCTTGAAGTGACACTCCAACCTTAGTGATACTTTGTTTGACATAGAACCCAATTACCTAGCTAACCAGAATGTTAAAGACATGTTTAGATACTTTCGTGATATTCCAGCAGTCCTTGTAATCAATCGCAGAGGTCGCTGGTTCTGGCAAGTGAAGGGATCGTACCTATGcaccccgggtcctatgttctccaggtcctatgttcccctgtctttgtatgggaccggagAACaaaggaccctttttctaaaaacataggaacataggacccggggagcaTAGGGACGATCCTCAAGTGAACAGCCTTTTTTATCCTGCCACTAAAAAAAGCCTTACCCAATCAACTACACTCTGGCAAATACAACTGGGAAATTGGCAACTATGtaaaaaaatgaccaaaaaaaaacaaacactgctCACATTCTCACATAAAAAAGAGTGTAAATGTCTCCATGGGACTGTCTGGATGCCACAGAGCTATGTGGTAGAGATGGAGGAccgctcagtggtgtagtctacgtagaacgcgggtatacagagtactCCCACTTCTAAatctcagggatttcagtatacccacttaaaattgattgatccattgttttgaatagcacaaatatatacagtatacccacttcaaaaaatgctcaaatatacagtatacccaccataaaaaaagtagaccactggcagggccgctgacagctttggctgggcccgggacaaaaatctctgattgggccccccttccccccaatttacagaaaactatgcacaacgaatctacattgtatttctcctcacaaagttaacaggttgataatttgttagcatctgtgctaagcggagatttagcaatagcgttgcatagcgctgtttacAAAGTTGGTTGTCCTTCTCCTGGCGCCCGAGACATTATCCAacacaaccagagattataataggcctagaatctctggtatgattgtgtgggctcatatgcattttattcttaactgacagtcagatttgaagcacaatgttattaagttgttctggttaggaaataatgcaatgcccgttttctattgtgttcatccgtgtgcacgtccctgcctgaaacatttgatttggaaaTATATTTGCGGAGTAATGCGcgtattcatagattcaattagatataggcgtaagaaacacagtgtaattaagccgttgtggtaatcaaattattcaatgcccccctgtctgtctgatatTGATCTCCGTGTGTCTTGCTCACGTCCTCCTGTGTCAGTGATATGACGACAGGGCTGGAAAAAGgtggccgtgtcttacctggatctgctgcacagctgcttttactggtacctgctgcatcacccgagtcttttctgaaatatttatgtagagaacccctcaggcttttggcttcttcatctctttttcgcctttctttccttttcagcgctcctgacttgtccatgttgactaattggctcgcgcactgaccacttatcgaatgatgtcgcctttttttttttagaaagaccaaaccattttggaatagggatGATAGGGTGTTATTGGTTATTGTtatttcaagggcaatgaaggcaaatatctataagtcattgtttgaatgcaaataaagcacctttcttccctaaatcaacacatttgaagtgaccatataataattaatcccaacgtcatgggggcccagttatgggcccccccaagtccagggcccgggacaaaaagcccgatTGTCCCCCCTCTGTCATCAGGCCTGAATGTGTGTACCTACATTTGGATAgtgtgttactctgtgtgtgtgtgtgtgtgtgtgtgtgtgtgtgtgtgtgtgtctacatctggATAGTGTGTCTGTAATCAGGTGTgtactctccacctcctcctcttataTTATCCTCCTgccctcctacccccccccctcttattctcctcttcactcctctcctccttctcttttcttttctcttctcttcctcttttcctctcctgttatattatcctcctcctctcctcttttcctctcctttctcttctcttcctcttttcctcccctctcctctgctgtgtgtgtctgtgtgtgtgtgcgcgcgtgtgtgtgcgcgtgatagTTGCGTTATGATGATGAGTTGCGTTATGatgatgaccacacacacacacacacacacacacaccattacattacgctttcattttattcaaagcgacttacatttattatttgtcagggtattggttacagtccctggagcaatgtggggttaggtgccttgctcaaggtcacttcagccatggagatgtagggagaggtcaggtgggatttgaacctgcaaccctcagattgaaagaccaactctctaaccactaggccacggctgcccctatctcacacacacacctagacaagtccccatgcacagtcacacacacacacacagtcacacagtcacacacacacacacacacacacacacacacacacacacacacacacacacacacacacacacacacacacacacacacacacacacacacacacacacacacacacacacacacacacacacctagacacctAGACAAGTCCTCCCgcacagtaatacacacacacactatatacacacacacacacacacacacacacacacacacacacacacacacacacacacacacacacacacacacacacacacacacacacgtctagacAAGTCCCCTTGTGTCGTTGACGTCTGGATAATCTCTGTACCCATCTTCTACTCCTCTTGATCCTGTGTGGTATTTATGTAAATAACAGCAGAAGGttgtaatgtactgcaatgtgTACTCTGGTTTCAACAGAAGGttgtaatgtactgcaatgtactgtactttactgtactctgTGCTCTGGTTTCAACAGA
This genomic window contains:
- the LOC134442938 gene encoding uncharacterized protein LOC134442938, with product MFECACTYLVLNAAGYELKFYSTTYGQEGVFTFKNNMTAFHKRFNTPLFLQRWTFVAESSDSGTYTVEIYRESTGRIAGRQTIVLNIAAPLPDADLSVSCPPIGPRSVSCSSNGDSPQYSWSLDGRALSGADADLSADNQTVLLKGNVIGQLTCTVSNHVNTASITKLVFCPDILMTSIIALCVCVCLCTAVVACCICRRKRNTHTHTPARHTQLEMAENDKYMNIAVT